From the genome of Vitis riparia cultivar Riparia Gloire de Montpellier isolate 1030 chromosome 2, EGFV_Vit.rip_1.0, whole genome shotgun sequence:
ataataaaaatttgttaagtCGGTCTGGAAAAAGGAAATGTGAAGAGGTTGAGACAAGGCATGCCTAATTGGATCCCACAAAAGTACAGCTATGGTACAGAAGCCCCCACAAGCCAACAACTtactttgaaaacaaaaaagcaaaatggtattgaaaaaataaataaaccaaccTTCCCAGTTCCACCACCTTTCATATTCACCGGttaattccaatttccaattgCATGGCTGTAATCAAAAGTCATCCTCCAGATCAACCTAGAAAACAGTAGGAGGCTTCACCACCCCCACATGTAGTGCTCAGCCTTGGACCATTCCATATGATTCCCTTTCAACCATTTGGTCATTCTACTTTACCCCTTTTAGTCCAAATCCAATCCTTCCTCTAACCTTCCTTTTCCACTGAATCTAACAGCTGTGCTTAAATGTAATCTTGTTTATTTTTGGGCAATGTGATAATCCCTTTGACCACACTTTCATATatcccttttgtttttaatgcgGACCTGGGTTTTGTTTTAATTGGCTTAGTTCATGTTTGTGGTTAGTGTATGGTGGGTGGGGTCATGCCAAATGCTGGCGGTGATGGTATGAACAGTTCCATAAGTATGTACATTATGTGTTTGTCTTTAGTCCCTAGTTGCTGGTCTTAATCCATGCTTCTTTTGGCTTTTGTGTGAAGGTTCTGAGTTTCTAAATCCTCATTTAGAGTGCTACAAATCTGTTCACTAGGCGGTGTCTTTGGTTTGTGCTTGCTGGTCGAAATCAATGTTTGGGTTTGGCTATGGCTATGGAGCCCACagttaatttaattcaaatctgTTGAGTGGAACATGTTTCTGCTTTGTGGTTACTAGTCCTAGTCAAGTTGGTGTTTGGCTGATGTACTATGAGATCAGGTGTTGAACCCACACTTAGATTTCTGATGGGAAATGGCTTATTGTATTTGGGGCCTCTTTAATTTGGAATTCAGGTATCATGAGGAGCCAGTAactgaaaaattgaaaatgccCAGTTGGAATTTGCTGATGTTTTAACTTACTTAGCTTTTGGGCTGATTGAAAGTTTATTATCTTGTTGTAATCTCAGATCTGCAGCTGAACTCTATTATGTGGGGTttgcaataataatattatgctTTCTTTTATTGTTAAGTCAATTACCTATCTTGCTTGCCAACCACCTATAATGAAAGGAATGGCTGTAGCACCAGTTGATTTTAGGGTGTTTGTGcttgttttgttattaatgaaaACGACATCccatttttattgaaagtaGTTGAATTTTCAATAGTATGATGTTGTGGTATTTCATATCAGAAAAATGCTACTTGGGAGAAGGACCATTTGAATATTTCTTTTGCAAGTTGAGGTTGTGGATGTCTATGAAATAGGGCCATACCTTTTCTGTCCTTTCCATTTGGTCCTAATATGAATCTTCCTTGTAATTGGCATCAAACGCGCCTACCCGGAACACCTCTTGTGTTTTAGGGGCCTTGagaatttcttatttaaatattaaactcCAAGAACACTGGCACATAGATACCTGTGCCTGCTTCCATGCATATTTAACAGCTTATGTATTTCTAAGCTTTCACTCTAAACTCGATGAGAACCAGGCAAGGAAAGCGATCTGAGGTATGATTTAATGCATTCCAGTGCTTTTTtgagcttttctttttcttttaaatatgtttgttGATGAGTTATTTGAATGGTTTGACTTGTTTGCAGGCCTTTTGGCCTTCCATTGTGATGAAGAAATGGCTAAATATTAAGCCCGAGGCCTATGATTTCAGTGAAGATGAGGTTGACACTGAGACAGAGAGTGAGGATGATGGTATGGTTGTAATATGCtaaacaagaaatttatttttttaacacctTCTCTTCTTGATAGTGTTTCTGCAATTCTCGTCCAGCTTGCTCTCTTAAGGATGCAAGAGTACACATGGGCGAGGACCATGCCTGTAGAATGCAGAGGAACCAATCCGTATGCACGAATCAAACTTCAGGCaatatttgatttctatttcaTTAATTTGATCCTCTTAAAATTgccatttaaatcaaaattatgtcCATCCTGTCTCATCTTTGCTATCAAAGTCTAGAGGTTTTCTCAGTGTTGCTCAACTTGCTTTTGCAAAGACCAGTTTGCAGGAACAGGATCATTTGATTTcgaattaataaatcatttacaATTCTGAGAACCAGTTCtcctttaccttttcttttctatttaataatattttttttttcacttatcgTTGATAATTCAGTCTCTCACTCTTAATGGAGGTTATTTTGGATCCTTAAAGTTAGGACTATAATGCCAACAAACATTATTACTTTTGAAACATCTCCTTAATGTTTTTTACtcatttgataaaatatgaGTTTGAAATCTCTTCAGTTATGTATGggtttgataattttatttgtccTGGAACAGAGTCGAAGGGCTATTCATCAAGTCACAGAAGAGGAAAATCAGAAACTCTGCGTGTTCACTACATAAACAGAAAGGATATCAGGTTTGGCTACAAATTAATGCTGTTGGATTTCTGCTTCTGCTGGGAGCGGAAGCCTGCAAGTAATGATATTATGGTTCCAACTGAACTTCTTTATGGCACTTGGTGGTTTTCCATAGGTTGACAATTGGCACTTGGAATGTTGCTGGAAGGCTTCCAAATGAGGATCTTGAGATTGAGGAGTGGCTCTGTATGCAAGAACCTGCAGATATTTACATTCTCGGGTGAGTACtaattcttcttcttattcctTTTGTCAGATTTCTCCCCATCCTCTTTCTTGGCTGAGTAGATGCTCATGCTGATTAATCCTTTAAATCCGGAATTTAATGGCCATTTATTTGGCATAGTGACAAATTTTTATGCATATGAACATGATGGATTCACTGAAACTAGACCTTTTCGTTATTAtctgtgtgtgtttgtgtgtgtgtgtgtgcgcgcgtGCGTGCTGTTAGTACAATCTTAATTAGCTGGCTATCTCTGACCAGGTATCAAAATTCTTTGGCGGTGGAAATTTAGTGAGTAGTTGCTCAAATTAGCTGTCATATGCAGCATGTTATGCATGGTACGTTTTGTACTGTTTATACCAAGAAATCTGCTAATAATGTTTTATCATATCATAGCAAGACTACTAAAAAGTCTTGTCTAAATGATAGATAAAGTAGAACTAGATGggaagatcaagaaaaataGCAAAGACAAAGTGAAGCAAGACTTGATGACAATCCTAGATGACCGCAAATAACTAACCATTGTACTTGACAAGCTTGCCCAAATCAGCGAAGCATTTCACTATCCATTTTACTGGCCTCAATGATAATTCTAGTTGGCTCCaatctatcatataaaaaaagaaacataaatcAGGTATCGATACAACATTCATTAGAAGAATAGAAAAGTCATAAAGTAATAAAGCATACAAATAGGGAAACTGTAATTAGGTATTGACCACAATGATTATTTAAAGCATTCAAAGTGATGATCTGTGGAGAGAATTCAATCCTGCTTGACTTAGGAGCTTGTTAGGAAAGTTTGATGTTAATAATTATATGGTAGGCTCCATCCATGGAAGTTAAATTAGTCATTTAGGTTTTACTGAAATCATCATGTTTTGTTGTCAAATCCTTCTAAAGTTAGGGCTGAATACAGACTGAACTGTATCGAATAGATGGCTTgatgtttacaattaaacacTGAAAGGAAGTATATAGAAGTAGACCAGAAGATGGGATAGAAAGTTTTTTCAAGTACTCAAAATCAAATCTTAATAAATCCTTTTCAAATTTAGAAGATTGTGATAAGGTGTACCAATACTGCTGGTGCTACATCATTCGatcatctttattattattcttgtgTAGGGGCATCCTAGGATTTCAATAATTGACCTCCCATAGCTTTGTTGTTCCAGCTGTATAATTGCGGGTCCTTTTCCAGGGATGAAGTTATTCTACCACCTTCTCTGAAAGATAATTACTTAATTATCATGGGAAATCTAGACAGTGCTAAAACTCAATCAACAACTCACGAAAAAAAGCCTCAATCTCAACTACTGAGGTCTAGAGCTTTATCCTTGACGATCATGTCATTTTTCAGTGCATCTAACCATGTTTTTTGGTGTATTCTACTTGAATCAAGTTACATCCGTATTGGACCATGCACAGGTCTTTGTTGCATCTTGGACAACTTCACCGCCCCCCACCCAATCCCTTTCTCAACTTGTGCTAGATGTCTAAACACCTCCAAGccatttaacttaatttttaataaaatctggatatatattattttaacagCATCACAAATACTAGATGTCATTTAGTTGGTTTGATTAGGATATGATGTGATGTGCCATGTAGAAATTTCCACACTTCACATTATTGCAGGttccttttctaatttttcagtGACTCTCAGAATATAAGCTTCCAACATAAGTTGAGGGTAGTTTTAGTCACTGAAACTTTTTAGAATAGATTTCTGCTAGATGGAACATTTTTTAGATTTGAGTATGGATAAAATCTCggccaaaattttctaataaaaacttTGTGCTTGTTCTTTAAAGTCCATTTCTTAAGGTTGAAAgtttgcttttaaaatttttcctttttagtccACTTCGATTTTCTTCTCTCAAAGCTAATCAGCAGGAAAACTTGTAAGTTGTGTATAATAATCTCTGCAAAGGCCAGTGTTTTCCTCTTTTAATTCATCCTGCATTTCATGTGAACAGACAGGAAACTTTTCTTGCATCTCTCCCTTTCCTtcctcttcaattttcttttcttcttttaagcAACAGACAAACAGAAGCGTAACTTTCTGGCTTTATAATGTGATATTGACATGGATAATATTGTATTACtgtcaataataataaagttgtgAATCAGGGAtgattttacaaaaatgttCTACAAAATCAGTTGATGGGATTGCAAAAATTGAAGAAGGCGATGGGACTGTAAACTAATAGCCTAAATAAGTGAACCTaccttttgattttttctaaggCCTTCCATTTTAGAGCCCCACTGAATATGTCTGGATAGGCTGACCTATGGGACTTCCTATCCCTCACCAATCAGACCAAATACAGCGTCCAAAGCTCATCATGGTCTTGGACCTCAGCCAATTTACAGCCCAGATCACAGTTACTACAGTATTCATGCTGGTGATCTTGACATGAATATCCCAGAAACAGTTCAGATGTGCCATGGAAGCTGAATTCTGGTGTGGTACCTTTCGGGAAATCTACCATGGCTACAAATGGTGGCCTCAAATGTGTTGTGTTGTAATTTTAAGACCAACATGGGACATAATTGATTGCTAAAGCTTTCCAACAGATCATCatcattttatgtttaataactcttaacattattaaatactGCATGCTTGGAATTGTTTTTGTTGCATCCTTTAACTgcatttaatgttttttcatgACTGCAATTATTATTTGGAATACAACCTTTAATCTCTTGACATGGTTGAATGTGAAATACGGTCATGATTTTAGTGATGGACTCATATCCTGATTTTACAGTTTCCAAGAGGTGGTTCCTTTGAATGCTGGGAATGTACTTGGAGCAGAGGACAGTCGACCAATTCCAAAATGGGAGGCAATCATTCGTAGAACCTTGAATAAATCTTTTGAACCAGAATCCGAGTACAAAAGCTATAGTGCTCCAACCTCTCCTGTACTGAGGGCATCTTCTGTTGCTGATGCACTTAAAGAAGAGGTTGACAGTCCTACATTAGAGATGATGAACAATGAGACTGCAGCTCCCACTAACGGTTGTAACTTAGAAAGACACGAACTAAATGGTATGATTGGCACAGGGAAGAAATTCCAGCTAAGGAGATTATATGGTGGTGACAGCAACATTAGATTAGACTGGCCTGAATATTCATTAGATAAAGTCCCTCAAGTTCTCTCTAATTTGAAATTGCGGAGAGTATTGAGCAGCTCAGCAAGAGTTGGCTTTGGTTGGATGGAGACTCCTATAAATTTTAGTCCTCAAAAGGTCACATTGGATGGTGGGGGGATGAAAAGGTCATACCGTAGCTCTGGAAACCTAGGATTGATCTTCATGGAGCAGCAAGAGAGGTCTAAACTTTGTGATTATCTCTCTGATGTTTCTGACAGGTCTTCTGAAGAGGAAGATGAATCTCTTATTGAAATACCTGAACATCAATTCAAAGATGGAGAAAATAAAGATTGCATGAAGTCACGTCAGAGCTATGTGCGAATAGTTAGCAAGCAGATGGTAGGGATATACATATCAGTGTGGGTGCGAAAAAGGTTGAGGAGACATATAAACAACTTGAAAGTTTCTCCTGTTGGAGTCGGCCTTATGGGCTACATGGGAAACAAGGTAATGTCTTACTTTCTGGCCAAAAATGAACTAATCTGGATGATCACACCAACTAGGGTGCTGGATGTTTATCAATTAGATCCTGAGAAATAATACATCAGTTTTCTACACagaaatagattaaaaatgACATGGAAGAAAAGAATAGCAATAATACATCAGTTTCATCATTGATTCAGAAATGctataattatcattttttaacaCAACTATTGTAATCAACCTGATATGAGTAAAATTGTGCCATATCTTGGTTGTGGAGGAGGAGCCCCACCTTTGTTTGGCAGATAGAGTGAGGGGACTTTTGAGAATTCACTTGTTTTTGCTTTTTAGGTGAAAAAGACATCAGTGCTCCTTCAAACCATGATGTGTTGCAATGCTGGTGATTGAAATGATTGTAGAGGAGTAGAACAACCAGTTACTGAATGTATTAGCCTCATTACTGGTTATCTATATAATTCATGGCATGGTTACTGATGCAGGGATCAGTTTCTGTTAGCATGTCTGTTTTCCAAACTCGGATATGCTTTGTTTGCTCTCATCTGACTTCTGGTCACAAGGACGGTGATAAGCAGAGGCGTAATTCTGATGTTTATGAGATCTTAAGGCGTACCCAATTCTC
Proteins encoded in this window:
- the LOC117932608 gene encoding type I inositol polyphosphate 5-phosphatase 2 isoform X2 gives rise to the protein MRTRQGKRSEAFWPSIVMKKWLNIKPEAYDFSEDEVDTETESEDDACSLKDARVHMGEDHACRMQRNQSVCTNQTSESKGYSSSHRRGKSETLRVHYINRKDIRLTIGTWNVAGRLPNEDLEIEEWLCMQEPADIYILGFQEVVPLNAGNVLGAEDSRPIPKWEAIIRRTLNKSFEPESEYKSYSAPTSPVLRASSVADALKEEVDSPTLEMMNNETAAPTNGCNLERHELNGMIGTGKKFQLRRLYGGDSNIRLDWPEYSLDKVPQVLSNLKLRRVLSSSARVGFGWMETPINFSPQKVTLDGGGMKRSYRSSGNLGLIFMEQQERSKLCDYLSDVSDRSSEEEDESLIEIPEHQFKDGENKDCMKSRQSYVRIVSKQMVGIYISVWVRKRLRRHINNLKVSPVGVGLMGYMGNKGSVSVSMSVFQTRICFVCSHLTSGHKDGDKQRRNSDVYEILRRTQFSSVIDADQPQTIPSHDQIFWFGDLNYRLNMLDAEIRKLVAKKKWDELINCDQLSKELRSGHVFEGWKEGVIDFPPTYKYEINSDRYVGENPKEGEKKRSPAWCDRILWLGKGIKQLCYNRAEIRVSDHRPVSSNFMVEVEVFDHRKLQRALKPTDARVHPEIFLDQ
- the LOC117932608 gene encoding type I inositol polyphosphate 5-phosphatase 2 isoform X1 is translated as MRTRQGKRSEAFWPSIVMKKWLNIKPEAYDFSEDEVDTETESEDDACSLKDARVHMGEDHACRMQRNQSVCTNQTSESKGYSSSHRRGKSETLRVHYINRKDIRLTIGTWNVAGRLPNEDLEIEEWLCMQEPADIYILGFQEVVPLNAGNVLGAEDSRPIPKWEAIIRRTLNKSFEPESEYKSYSAPTSPVLRASSVADALKEEVDSPTLEMMNNETAAPTNGCNLERHELNGMIGTGKKFQLRRLYGGDSNIRLDWPEYSLDKVPQVLSNLKLRRVLSSSARVGFGWMETPINFSPQKVTLDGGGMKRSYRSSGNLGLIFMEQQERSKLCDYLSDVSDRSSEEEDESLIEIPEHQFKDGENKDCMKSRQSYVRIVSKQMVGIYISVWVRKRLRRHINNLKVSPVGVGLMGYMGNKGSVSVSMSVFQTRICFVCSHLTSGHKDGDKQRRNSDVYEILRRTQFSSVIDADQPQTIPSHDSFLNSQIFWFGDLNYRLNMLDAEIRKLVAKKKWDELINCDQLSKELRSGHVFEGWKEGVIDFPPTYKYEINSDRYVGENPKEGEKKRSPAWCDRILWLGKGIKQLCYNRAEIRVSDHRPVSSNFMVEVEVFDHRKLQRALKPTDARVHPEIFLDQ